Within the Stenotrophomonas maltophilia genome, the region CGGCGACCCGCGCCCGCGTGCTGGGGGTGGAGGCACCTGACGGTGTGCGCCTGCCGCTGGCCGGTATCGCCTTCGACGCCCTGCCGACGCTGGGCTACCTGCGCGAGCCCGGGCCGATGCCGGCTCACTGGACCGCAGGCGATGCCTTCGATGCCGGCGCGGTTGAACTGGCCCGCCTGGGCCTGCTGCTGCCGGCCATGGTCGCGGTGCGCCTGGATGTGGATGATGCGACCTTCGACGGCGCCGCCGACGTCGCCCTGTGCGACCTGGCCGAAGGTGCGGCGCACGCCGCCCACGACTATGAGCTGGTCGCCCGTTCGCCGGTACCGCTGCGCGATGTCGGCATGACCACCTTCGCGGTGTTCCGCGGCGGCGTTGCACAACGCGACCAGGTGGCGATCATCGTCGGCGACCCGGACCTGTCTGCCGTGGTGCCGGTACGCGTGCACTCCTCGTGCCTGACCGGCGACCTGTTCGGTTCGCTCAAGTGCGACTGCGGGGACCAGCTGCGACGCGGTCTGCGCAAACTGAAGGAACTGGGCGGCGGCGTGCTGCTGTATCTGGACCAGGAAGGCCGGGGAACGGGCATCGCTGCAAAGATGCGCGCCTATGGCTACCAGCACGACGGGCTGGACACGATCGACGCCGATGCACAACTGGGCTTCGGCGCCGATGAGCGACGCTATGGCAGCGCCGTGGCGATGCTGCGCGGCCTGGGCATCAGCCGCGTGGCCCTGCTCAGCAACAATCCGACCAAGGCACAGCGCCTGCGCAATGCCGGCATCGAAGTGCTGGACTGCATTCCGGTCACTGGCGAGATCACGGCCGAGAACGAACACTACCTGCGCACCAAGGCCGACCGTGCCGGCCATCTGCTCGATGTCGATGCACTGATCCAGGCGGCGCAGTAGCGCGCCCGACCTGCTACCGTCTGCGCGGTGCGGCTGCGGCCGCCCCGCCTGCCCTGCCGCCCGACGGAGCCCGTGTGACCGACCAGCCTCTTCCTGCTGTGCCCATCAACGACTGGCAGCCGCTGCCGGCCCGCGCCGCACGCCTGGCTGCGCTGGAAGGCGCATTCGGTGGACTGTTCGTGCCAGGCGCACCGCTGGCAGCCGCGTGGTGGTTCTTCGATCTGCCTGCCGGGCTGTGGGGTGCAGCGTCGGGCCTGCTGGTCGGCGCCCTGTTCGGCGCGTGGCTGGGCCATCGCCGCCTGACCCGCACACGCTGGCGCCTGGACGCACAGGGCCTGGGCCTGCGCAGGGACCTGATGTGGCAGACCGAAACGCAGGTACCGGTCTCGCGCGTGCAGCACCTGGATCTGCGCCGTGGTCCGCTGGAGCGGCGTGCCGGCCTGGCGACGCTGATCGTGCACACCGCAGGCACCCGCCTCAGTGCCGTGACTGTCAGCGGCCTGGATGATGCCGACGCCGAACGCCTGCGCGACACCCTGGCCCACCAGCTCGACCAGGACGCCGACGCCCTGTGAGCCAGCCACCGCCCCTGCCGCCCCCGCTGCCACGCGGCGGCGACGAACAGCGCCTGCACCCCTGGTCATGGCTGTTCGTGCTGCTGATGCAGCTGCGGCATTACTTCCTGCCACTGGTCGCGCTGCTGGTGTTCGGCCAGCGCGGCGACCGCGACCCGCTGTGGGCGCAGCTGATGCCGCTGCTGGCCATCGCCGCGCTGGTGGTGGTCTCGGTGCTGCAGTACCTGAGCTACCGCTACCGCATCGGCAGTGATGCGATCACCGTGCGCAGCGGGCTGCTTGCGCGCAACCGCCGGGAAATTCCCTTCGCCCGCATCCACAACGTGGAAGTGCGGCAGAACCCGTTGCACCGGCTGTTCGGCGTGGCCGAGCTGCGCCTGGAGTCGGCCGGCGGCGTGCGCCCGGAGGCAGAGATGCGGGTGCTGCGGTTGGACCAGGCATTGGCACTTGAGCAGCTGGTGAAGCAGCGCGGAAAGGCGCCTGGCAACGCACCGGCTGCCACCGCCGACCCGACCGATGAAGTGCTGCTGCGTATGTCCACCGCCGAAGTGATCCGGCTTGGCCTGCTGTCCAACCGCGGCTGGGTGCTGTTCGCCGCCGCCATCGGTGCGCTGCTGCAGGTGATCCCGCGCCGTTCGCTGGACGGCGTGATCTCCAGCGGAGGACGCGAGGCGTTCGGCTACGCCAGCCAGCTGCACGAGGGCCTTGCCGGCCTGCTGATCCTGGCCGCGCTGGTGCTGGTCGCAGGCTGGCTGCTGATGCGCCTGCTGTCGGTGGTGCTGGCCCTGCTGCGCTATGCCGGCTTCACCCTGACCGAGCAGGAACACCGGCTGACGGTCGCGGCAGGCCTGCTCAGCCGCACGCGCAGCAGCGTGGCGCGCCGGCGCATCCAGGCCTGGACCCTGCGTGAAGGCACCCTGCAACGCTGGTTCGGGCGGCGCCAGCTGCAGATTGACAGCGCTGCCGGCGGCCCCACCCGCGAGGAAGATCGGGCGCTGCGCGAACTCGCGCCGCTGGCACCGGCCGCCGACTGCGATCATCTGGTGCAGCACCTGCTGCCTCAGCTGCAGTGGCCGCCCGCGCACTGGCAGCCGGTGCCGCAGCGCGGCTGGTGGCGGTTGTGCCTGGGCAGCGTACTGCTGGTGCCGTTGCTGGCCGCCGCGATGTACTGGCGCTGGGGAACACCCGGCCTGCTGGTGCTGGGCTGGCTGCCGGTCGCGCTGTGGGTCGCCCATCGGCAGATGGCGCGCATGGGCTGGCATCTGGATGATCGCTACGTCGCGGTGCGCGGCGGATGGTGGAGGCGCTGGTGGCGCTGGGCGGAACTGGACAAGCTGCAGGGCCTGCGCCTGCAGCGCTCACCGCTGGACAGGCTGCTGGGCACGGCCAGCCTGCAGTTGGACACCGCAGGCGCGCATGGTGATGTGGCCCTGGCGCTGCATTACCTGCCGCACGCACAGGCACGGGCGCTGATGGCGCAGCTGGCCGCCGCGCTGCC harbors:
- a CDS encoding PH domain-containing protein produces the protein MSQPPPLPPPLPRGGDEQRLHPWSWLFVLLMQLRHYFLPLVALLVFGQRGDRDPLWAQLMPLLAIAALVVVSVLQYLSYRYRIGSDAITVRSGLLARNRREIPFARIHNVEVRQNPLHRLFGVAELRLESAGGVRPEAEMRVLRLDQALALEQLVKQRGKAPGNAPAATADPTDEVLLRMSTAEVIRLGLLSNRGWVLFAAAIGALLQVIPRRSLDGVISSGGREAFGYASQLHEGLAGLLILAALVLVAGWLLMRLLSVVLALLRYAGFTLTEQEHRLTVAAGLLSRTRSSVARRRIQAWTLREGTLQRWFGRRQLQIDSAAGGPTREEDRALRELAPLAPAADCDHLVQHLLPQLQWPPAHWQPVPQRGWWRLCLGSVLLVPLLAAAMYWRWGTPGLLVLGWLPVALWVAHRQMARMGWHLDDRYVAVRGGWWRRWWRWAELDKLQGLRLQRSPLDRLLGTASLQLDTAGAHGDVALALHYLPHAQARALMAQLAAALPRRKLRW
- the ribA gene encoding GTP cyclohydrolase II RibA codes for the protein MSASPGPAMPAASSLFGDPAAIRCERAVAELRAGRPVLLHDGQGQRLAVIALDSATASSFAAFASAARERHYLFLTATRARVLGVEAPDGVRLPLAGIAFDALPTLGYLREPGPMPAHWTAGDAFDAGAVELARLGLLLPAMVAVRLDVDDATFDGAADVALCDLAEGAAHAAHDYELVARSPVPLRDVGMTTFAVFRGGVAQRDQVAIIVGDPDLSAVVPVRVHSSCLTGDLFGSLKCDCGDQLRRGLRKLKELGGGVLLYLDQEGRGTGIAAKMRAYGYQHDGLDTIDADAQLGFGADERRYGSAVAMLRGLGISRVALLSNNPTKAQRLRNAGIEVLDCIPVTGEITAENEHYLRTKADRAGHLLDVDALIQAAQ
- a CDS encoding PH domain-containing protein, which encodes MTDQPLPAVPINDWQPLPARAARLAALEGAFGGLFVPGAPLAAAWWFFDLPAGLWGAASGLLVGALFGAWLGHRRLTRTRWRLDAQGLGLRRDLMWQTETQVPVSRVQHLDLRRGPLERRAGLATLIVHTAGTRLSAVTVSGLDDADAERLRDTLAHQLDQDADAL